The Luteimonas sp. YGD11-2 genome has a window encoding:
- a CDS encoding serine hydrolase: MRASRRLAPLVVALMGALPLAQAAALPSLERALDQRLDGDRSGACIAAAVIDGERVERAYRCVDPAAQSRIEGRVAFEIGSVTKTMTAALLATLIERGELSLDDPLASLLPAGTRVPEFEGQPILLRHVVTHTSGLPALPSRMRIADPANPYAALDEDALLTSLADVRLAQAPGTQVAYSNFASMVLSWALAKRAGTDFESLLARELFQPLGMRDAYVAQAPEGVTAVQGRLPGGQPTSAWTFPVDMAGVGGVRATLDDMVRYTQAQLGQVDAPVAAALVRTQQPVREGIAMNWMLATPEGHTVHVHEGGTGGFSSLVAFDRGQGRAVVLLSDTAVHTMGGLGRLGLHLLGLEASPGVPRRPATPPGELLDALAGDYQLEGAGMLTLSRRGDELVVQALGQPELAFGYDDAGEFHLRGVDAVLRPQRAADGGYGFVWVQGGGELRARRAGPEAPAQPLPPAEVLRGYAGSYPLMPGFELDVREREGGLYAQATGQGEFALAATASADVFAAPAFGIEIRFQRDADGAVAGLELHQGGNVMRAERR, translated from the coding sequence ATGCGTGCTTCCCGTCGCCTCGCCCCGCTCGTGGTCGCCCTGATGGGCGCGTTGCCCCTCGCACAGGCCGCGGCCCTGCCATCGCTCGAACGTGCGCTGGACCAGCGCCTGGACGGCGATCGCAGCGGCGCCTGCATCGCCGCCGCGGTGATCGATGGTGAGCGCGTCGAGCGCGCGTACCGCTGTGTCGACCCGGCGGCGCAGTCGCGCATCGAGGGCCGCGTGGCGTTCGAGATCGGCTCGGTCACCAAGACCATGACCGCCGCACTGCTGGCGACGCTGATCGAACGCGGAGAACTGTCGCTGGACGATCCGCTCGCGAGCCTGCTGCCTGCCGGTACCCGGGTGCCGGAGTTCGAAGGCCAGCCGATCCTGCTGCGGCATGTGGTCACCCACACCTCCGGGCTGCCGGCATTGCCGTCGCGGATGCGCATTGCCGATCCCGCCAACCCCTATGCCGCGCTGGACGAGGACGCGCTGCTGACGTCGCTGGCGGATGTGCGGCTGGCACAGGCACCCGGCACGCAGGTCGCGTATTCCAACTTCGCGTCGATGGTGCTGTCGTGGGCCCTGGCGAAGCGTGCGGGCACCGACTTCGAATCACTGCTCGCCCGCGAGCTGTTCCAACCGCTGGGGATGCGCGATGCGTATGTCGCCCAGGCACCCGAAGGGGTGACGGCCGTGCAGGGCCGTCTGCCCGGCGGGCAGCCGACCAGCGCATGGACCTTCCCGGTCGACATGGCCGGCGTGGGCGGCGTGCGCGCCACCCTCGACGACATGGTGCGTTACACGCAGGCCCAGCTCGGGCAGGTGGATGCGCCGGTCGCGGCTGCGCTGGTGCGCACGCAGCAGCCGGTGCGCGAGGGCATCGCGATGAACTGGATGCTGGCCACGCCGGAAGGCCACACGGTGCATGTGCACGAGGGCGGCACCGGCGGGTTTTCGTCCCTGGTCGCGTTCGATCGCGGGCAGGGCCGGGCGGTGGTGCTGCTGTCGGACACTGCCGTGCATACGATGGGTGGCCTTGGCCGACTCGGCCTGCATCTGCTCGGGCTGGAGGCATCGCCCGGTGTGCCGCGACGACCGGCGACACCGCCCGGCGAGCTGCTGGATGCACTGGCAGGCGATTACCAGCTCGAGGGCGCCGGAATGCTCACCCTGTCGCGGCGCGGCGATGAGCTGGTGGTGCAGGCCCTTGGCCAGCCCGAGCTGGCGTTCGGATACGACGACGCCGGCGAGTTCCACCTGCGCGGGGTCGACGCGGTGCTGCGGCCGCAGCGCGCGGCGGATGGCGGGTACGGTTTCGTCTGGGTGCAGGGCGGCGGCGAGCTGCGCGCGCGACGGGCGGGGCCGGAGGCGCCCGCGCAGCCGCTGCCGCCGGCCGAGGTCCTGCGCGGCTATGCGGGCAGCTATCCGCTGATGCCGGGCTTCGAACTCGACGTGCGCGAACGCGAGGGCGGGCTGTACGCGCAGGCGACCGGGCAGGGCGAATTCGCGCTTGCCGCCACCGCCAGCGCCGATGTCTTCGCGGCGCCGGCGTTCGGCATCGAGATCCGCTTCCAGCGCGATGCCGACGGTGCCGTGGCCGGGCTGGAACTGCACCAGGGCGGCAACGTCATGCGTGCCGAGCGGCGCTAG
- a CDS encoding sigma-70 family RNA polymerase sigma factor: protein MRTEIEREFSRMLDESRPALVRLARRYAGADDWQDLLQEMCLQLWRSFGSFDGRAQQSTWVYRVALNTALSQIRRPRLLHSPLDGIAEPGDSGQPGDPLHVLDAFLAGLDPLSRSVLLLDLEGLPREQIADVLGLTPNAVAIRMTRLRQAFETRFLED, encoded by the coding sequence GTGCGCACGGAGATCGAACGCGAGTTCTCGCGGATGCTGGACGAAAGCCGCCCGGCGCTGGTGCGTCTGGCGCGGCGCTATGCCGGCGCCGACGACTGGCAGGACCTGCTGCAGGAGATGTGCCTGCAGCTGTGGCGCAGCTTCGGCAGTTTCGACGGACGTGCGCAGCAGTCGACCTGGGTGTACCGCGTCGCCCTCAACACCGCGCTCAGCCAGATCCGCAGGCCGCGCCTGCTGCACAGTCCGCTGGACGGGATCGCCGAGCCCGGCGACAGCGGCCAGCCCGGGGATCCGCTGCACGTGCTGGATGCCTTCCTCGCCGGGCTCGATCCGCTGTCGCGCAGCGTGCTGCTGCTCGATCTCGAGGGCCTGCCGCGCGAGCAGATCGCCGACGTGCTGGGGCTGACGCCGAACGCCGTGGCCATCCGCATGACCCGCCTGCGGCAGGCATTCGAAACGCGCTTCCTGGAGGACTGA
- a CDS encoding transposase: protein MQPVPRRRYTDDFKAQAIALAEAIGPTKAARQLDMSVKTLGNWLDASRSGRPHSSPGRKPVTDLESEVARLRAENATLKMEREILKKATAFFARESK, encoded by the coding sequence ATGCAACCTGTTCCCCGTCGTCGCTATACCGACGACTTCAAGGCCCAAGCAATCGCCCTGGCCGAAGCGATTGGCCCGACCAAGGCCGCCCGGCAGCTGGACATGTCGGTCAAGACGTTGGGCAATTGGCTGGACGCTTCACGATCCGGTCGTCCCCACAGCTCGCCCGGCCGCAAGCCGGTCACCGACCTGGAGAGCGAGGTGGCCCGGCTGCGGGCCGAGAACGCCACGCTCAAGATGGAGCGCGAGATCCTGAAAAAAGCGACGGCGTTCTTCGCCAGGGAGTCCAAGTGA